The Alphaproteobacteria bacterium US3C007 genomic interval TCTTGAAAATTGACCGTATCCTTATCGATATCGGCCAATAAGAATGAGGCCGGCTTGTCCATGCGCACTTCGGTATAGCGCATTGCGGCGGCATTATCTCCGTCCATAGAGCCAAAATTGCCCTGCCCATCCAGCAGCGGCAGCGACATTGAGAAATCTTGCGCCATGCGCACCAAAGCATCGTAAATCGCGCTGTCGCCATGCGGGTGATATTTACCCATGACGTCCCCCACGGGGCGGGCTGATTTGCGATAGGATTTATCATGCGTATTGCCGGTTTCATGCATGGCGTATAAAATCCGGCGATGCACCGGCTTTAATCCATCGCGCAGATCCGGGATCGCGCGGCTGACGATCACGCTCATCGCGTAGTCAAGATACGCGGTTTTCATTTCCTCCGCGATCGAAACGCTGGGCCCGTCATAGACAGCGCGTTGCGGGGGCGTTTCTTCGGTGGCTTCGGGGGTTTCTGGCGTGTCGGTCAAATAAACTGCTCTTTTCGATGCCTAATCTAAATCTTGTGATTTAACCTTAGCAGAACAACCATATACTGCGCAATGGCAGAGGCTGTTTCATTCGGTCAAAGACGGTAATTTCTGCAAGATTTAGGGCAGAATGCGCGTGTATTTTGCCCCTTCTAGGCTGACTCCGAATTTCAGACCGGCTTGGCCAAAAACCACCGCGATCACGGGGGCATTCAGCGTGGTGGTGTCAAGCCGTAGCGACTCACCATCACCCTGAAACGCATAATCAATATCGCCGCCTACGGTCCAACCGTCGGAATTGCGAAAATCGTCTAACGCTTTCGAGCTCATGAAAAACAACGCATGCGCATATTGTTGCGCGCCGAACTGCCAGCCATAGCCGGCGGAGGCCATAGAATAATATTCGACCGTCTCTCCTTTCGCGCGCAGTGCCCCGCGCCCGTAAGAGCCGCCAAAGCCAAAACTGGCCTCGGTTATCAGCGGCATGACCAACATACCCGCGGCGCGTTGGCTTAAGTCTTGCGTATGGGGATGGGTTTGATAAAGCTGCTCGAGCGTGGCGTCTACTCTGGCGTCAATTTTGGTGGCATCTTCTTTTAAATATTCGGCTTCTGCCTTTAAAGCCTCGGTATCAACAAGCGCCGCCGTGCAGCCGTTTAACATAACGACTGCGGCAGAAAGGCTTGCAAAGAGACGTAATTTTGAGGTCAGCTTGTTCATTTCATTTTGCTCGATTTATAGTG includes:
- a CDS encoding YSC84-related protein yields the protein MNKLTSKLRLFASLSAAVVMLNGCTAALVDTEALKAEAEYLKEDATKIDARVDATLEQLYQTHPHTQDLSQRAAGMLVMPLITEASFGFGGSYGRGALRAKGETVEYYSMASAGYGWQFGAQQYAHALFFMSSKALDDFRNSDGWTVGGDIDYAFQGDGESLRLDTTTLNAPVIAVVFGQAGLKFGVSLEGAKYTRILP